The Naumovozyma dairenensis CBS 421 chromosome 1, complete genome genome includes a region encoding these proteins:
- the NDAI0A02950 gene encoding serine/threonine-protein phosphatase (similar to Saccharomyces cerevisiae PPH22 (YDL188C) and PPH21 (YDL134C); ancestral locus Anc_7.302) — MEMTDLEDIAMQDAIEEEEGTQFKIDKENGGTANSGIMKRDLNINELDEWISYLMKCETLSENNVVQLCDLAKSILQKEENVRNVNVPVTICGDIHGQFHDLLELFKIGGPAPDTNYLFMGDYVDRGYYSVESVSLLIALKCRYPDRITILRGNHESRQITQVYGFYDECLRKYGSANVWKLFTDLFDYLPITALVDNKIFCLHGGLSPMIETIDQIRDLNRLQEVPHEGPMCDLLWSDPDDRGGWGISPRGAGFTFGQDISEQFNHTNDLELVARAHQLVMEGYAWSHGENVVTIFSAPNYCYRCGNQAAIMEVDENHNRQFLQYDPSIRPGEPSVTRKTPDYFL, encoded by the coding sequence atggaaatgaCTGACTTGGAAGATATTGCCATGCAAGATGCtatagaagaagaagaaggaacaCAGTTTAAgattgataaagaaaatggtgGAACTGCCAATTCAGGTATTATGAAGCGAGACTTAAacattaatgaattggacGAATGGATATCTTATTTAATGAAGTGTGAAACGCTTTCTGAGAATAATGTGGTACAGTTATGTGACCTGGCCAAATCAATTCTacagaaagaagaaaatgttAGAAATGTTAATGTTCCCGTGACGATATGTGGTGATATACATGGTCAATTTCATGATTTACTTgaacttttcaaaattggaGGCCCTGCTCCAGATACGAACTATTTATTCATGGGTGATTATGTTGATAGAGGGTATTATTCTGTTGAAAGTGTAAGTCTATTAATTGCGTTGAAATGTAGATATCCTGATAGAATCACTATATTACGAGGTAACCATGAATCGAGACAAATCACACAAGTCTATGGTTTTTATGACGAATGCCTAAGAAAATATGGTAGTGCAAACGTCTGGAAATTATTTACCGATTTATTCGATTATTTGCCAATTACAGCATTAGTTGATAATAAGATATTTTGTCTCCACGGGGGTCTTTCACCAATGATTGAAACTATTGATCAAATTAGAGACTTAAATAGACTACAAGAAGTACCTCATGAGGGACCGATGTGTGATTTACTTTGGTCTGATCCAGATGACAGAGGCGGATGGGGCATCAGCCCTCGTGGTGCTGGTTTCACATTTGGACAAGATATCAGTGAACAGTTCAACCATACAAACGACCTGGAACTTGTAGCTAGAGCCCATCAATTAGTAATGGAGGGATATGCGTGGTCTCATGGGGAAAATGTCGTAACCATATTTAGTGCGCcaaattattgttatagATGTGGTAATCAAGCTGCTATAATGGAAGTTGATGAAAACCATAATAGGCAATTTTTACAATATGATCCATCAATAAGGCCAGGAGAACCCTCCGTGACAAGAAAGACACCCGATTATTTCTTATAA
- the UFD2 gene encoding ubiquitin-ubiquitin ligase UFD2 (similar to Saccharomyces cerevisiae UFD2 (YDL190C); ancestral locus Anc_7.305) produces MSSIEDILEVSQQHDNTTDYTLFELDDTRANFEKDDIDAILLYQLTENPEFDHPLIYLKDCFNRCQVQRRKNKKNETLIDAYNEIDRLVVGYGLVTFQVENFCENSKDTFVTFLNQILSKFDSFNEFLFQLLTRAIKEGSTMEFLENFFNALLEITKDKDHFNINHSELYNTVLTVFEMFLSTKQAAGIFTKISNFLLDFNAKANDYETLSILGPILSLSPLSPVVALQNFESIAIVSNIQTGGDDSDGGENDEEEELDFNQKKDLKLISESLQNEHNIIIQRLFSIIDKLFRGSKESREDLLNYFAQIVNKNHLRRADYGQRQNKLASNAFMSNITILLIKFSQPFLDLSYSKINKIDINYFNSLNIFIDLSNETRVNSDFKEADEFYDKYKNSSDAPPNFISHCFFLTLTYLHYGIGGSLLYDEKITPQIKRLSSEVRKLEKVIARNVSTNNNFMNNFLKQQLRTLTNNLKVMKSLKYTLKSFFANSSIQTEIFDFIGGASTFLIRVIDPAHSYPFKPIQLPLIPDQIGLENVDAADYLRQQAPVPFKYYPEFIIEGLVNYSVYISKYSNSPLYTSLGNNARLNSFVELTTVLLRCPEIVSNPHLKSKIVQILSIGSYPLNGGQGFMMSIFQNNELVRKNLLYALLDFYVIVEKTGSSSQFYDKFNSRYSISIILQEIYQATPTIYKDQLFHQAKDNSDFFIRFIARMLNDLTFLLDEGLTNLSEVHNLHNQLASNPQPPQTENGEGNENDIHTRLASAQRQAKSSCGLATKSMILFEIFTRDLPRSFVTPEIVGRLASMLNYNLESLVGPKCGELKVSNPEAYSFNPKELLKSLCTIYINLCAEEEFIDAVSRDTRSFKVSLFERAVNILGRKIGLVSPEFCDKLMKFAKAAQEKKDEEEENDLELGEVPDEFLDPLMYTIMKDPVTLPTSHVNIDRSTIKAHLLSDSTDPFNRNPLKLQDVISNDELKKKIQDFIADKKAAKKKESI; encoded by the coding sequence atgagCTCCATTGAAGACATTCTCGAGGTGTCACAGCAACATGACAATACAACCGACTACACTCTCTTTGAACTAGATGATACACGTGCCAACTTTGAGAAAGACGATATTGATGCTATCTTATTATACCAATTAACTGAAAACCCCGAATTTGATCATCCACTCATTTACCTAAAAGATTGTTTCAACCGTTGTCAAGTACAAAGGCgtaaaaacaaaaagaatgAAACCTTAATCGACGCTTATAATGAGATTGACAGACTAGTTGTCGGTTATGGGTTAGTGACGTTCCAAGTAGAGAATTTTTGTGAGAATTCCAAAGATACTTTTGTTACTTTTTTAAATCAAATTCtatcaaaatttgattcattCAATGAGTTTTTATTCCAGTTACTTACACGAGCAATCAAAGAAGGTTCAACCATGGAATTTCTCgaaaatttcttcaacGCCTTATTGGAAATCACTAAGGACAAAGACCATTTTAACATAAATCACTctgaattatataatactGTATTAACtgtttttgaaatgttCTTATCAACTAAACAAGCTGCCGGTatctttacaaaaattagtAATTTCCTCTTAGATTTCAATGCTAAGGCAAATGATTATGAAACTTTATCCATATTAGGTCCTATCCTATCATTATCACCATTAAGTCCAGTGGTAGCATTACAAAATTTCGAAAGTATTGCGATTGtatcaaatattcaaacaGGTGGAGACGATAGCGATGGAGGTGAAAATGACGAAGAGGAAGAATTAGATTTCAATCAAAAGAAAGACTTGAAGTTGATCAGTGAATCTCTGCAAAACGAAcataacattattattcaaagattATTCTCCATCATTGATAAGCTGTTCCGAGGATCTAAGGAATCTAGagaagatttattgaattattttgcccaaattgtaaataaaaatcattTGAGAAGGGCAGACTATGGACAAAGACAGAATAAGCTGGCTTCAAATGCATTCATGTCAAATATTacaattcttttaattaaatttagTCAACCCTTCCTTGATCTATCCTATTCTAAAATTAATAAGATTGATATCAACTATTTTAATagtttgaatatatttattgatCTTTCCAATGAAACTAGGGTAAATTCTGATTTCAAAGAAGCGGATGAATTTTATGATAAATACAAGAATTCTTCGGATGCTCCTCCAAACTTTATCTCtcattgtttctttttgaCGCTAACGTATTTGCACTATGGGATCGGTGGTTCCCTATTGTACGACGAAAAGATTACTCCACAAATTAAGAGATTGTCATCAGAAGTTCGTAAGTTGGAGAAAGTCATTGCTCGTAATGtttcaacaaataataactttaTGAACAACTTCCtgaaacaacaattaaGAACATTGacaaataatttaaaagtAATGAAGTCTTTGAAATATACTTTGAAGAGTTTTTTTgcaaattcttcaatacaAACCGAAATCTTTGACTTCATCGGGGGTGCGTCTACTTTCTTAATAAGAGTTATTGATCCTGCTCATAGTTACCCATTTAAGCCGATTCAACTACCACTGATACCTGATCAGATTGGGTTAGAAAATGTCGATGCTGCAGATTATCTAAGACAGCAAGCTCCTGTACCATTTAAATATTACCCAGAGTTTATTATAGAAGGTTTAGTTAACTATTCCGTCTATATTTCCAAGTATAGTAATTCTCCGTTATACACCAGTTTAGGTAATAACGCAAGACTAAACTCATTTGTGGAGTTGACAACAGTTTTATTACGCTGTCCTGAAATTGTATCCAATCCCCACTTGAAAAGTAAAATCGTTCAAATTTTAAGTATTGGTTCATACCCATTGAACGGTGGACAAGGATTCATGATGTCAATTTTTCAGAACAATGAGTTAGTTCGTAAAAATCTTCTTTATGCTTTGTTGGATTTCTATGTTATTGTAGAAAAAACTGGGTCTTCATCACAATTTTATGATAAGTTCAattcaagatattcaaTCTCAATTATCCTTCAAGAAATATACCAAGCTACTCCGACCATCTATAAAGATCAATTATTTCATCAAGCGAAGGATAACTCTGATTTTTTCATAAGATTTATAGCGAGAATGCTCAATGACTTAACGTTTTTGTTGGACGAAGGGTTAACCAATTTATCTGAAGTGCATAATTTACACAATCAATTAGCTTCAAATCCACAACCACCTCAGACGGAGAATGGAGAAGGAAATGAAAACGATATTCATACAAGATTAGCATCGGCACAACGACAAGCGAAATCTTCCTGTGGCTTAGCAACAAAATCTATGATATTGTTTGAGATATTTACAAGAGATTTACCTAGATCGTTTGTGACACCTGAAATTGTTGGTAGATTAGCGAGTATGTTGAACTATAACTTAGAATCCCTTGTTGGTCCCAAATGTGGCGAATTAAAAGTTTCAAACCCGGAAGCATATTCATTCAATCCCAAGGAATTATTGAAGTCCTTATGTACAATCTATATTAACCTATGCGCTGAAGAAGAGTTTATTGATGCGGTTTCTAGAGATACGAGATCATTCAAAGTTTCCTTATTCGAAAGAGCAGTTAATATCTTAGGCAGGAAAATTGGTCTTGTTTCTCCTGAATTCTGTGATAAACTAATGAAGTTTGCCAAGGCTGCACAGGAAAAGAAAGAcgaagaagaggaaaatgACTTGGAATTGGGAGAAGTTCCAGATGAATTTTTGGATCCTTTAATGTATACGATTATGAAGGATCCAGTCACATTACCTACATCTCATGTCAATATCGATAGAAGTACGATTAAAGCACACCTTTTGAGTGATTCGACGGATCCTTTCAACAGAAATCCTTTGAAATTGCAAGATGTAATCagtaatgatgaattgaagaaaaaaatccAAGACTTTATCGCTGATAAGAAAGCCGCTAAGAAGAAGGAGTCTATTTAA
- the NDAI0A02920 gene encoding uncharacterized protein (similar to Saccharomyces cerevisiae YKR078W and VPS5 (YOR069W); ancestral locus Anc_5.670), which translates to MFTGTQPSLHGYTISDAQKSVLIPDEINEQLQLQLESLGLDQETYRRLFSKPRSRNSTSNTAISTERESLHVLGTSVQGQTLRTDSNIENPIHFQIRVNEPIIKRSNLPPYQHVPFPIITTSRIFENEYIMVTRRYADFRWLYRQLQNNHWGKIIPVPPPLEILSDLRSVRRWMESMLHIIMNDSGLQNDKDFHMFLTCDNFEPNAKSREYVSKSGACDDNNDLSEIHISMIKLFGEEDGNKILKEGGIDGAYQNHNIISSFMNSVPKYSEPDEWFDKRLESISSLQIQLSELNKALKLASNQRDDVVSVINEFSIIINSLSDLEGTKQGSTLFHNYANIFENQRDFLKSYSDEERMLKIEYLEFYKYSLESMKAILNQRSKLGYFMTVVKADMSKSKILLEKQNVSTENTENAKSEKLIQLEQECHILERRYHILIEQWEQISSVIKEEVSKFNVEVANTFRANVADLLKSFINLQKENIDSFTTFQSSN; encoded by the coding sequence ATGTTTACCGGAACTCAACCTAGTTTACATGGATATACCATTAGCGATGCTCAGAAAAGTGTCTTAATTCCGGACGAAATAAATGAGCAGCTGCAGTTACAATTGGAATCATTGGGACTGGATCAAGAAACGTATAGAAGACTATTTTCAAAGCCACGATCAAGAAACTCGACTTCTAATACAGCCATATCTACCGAAAGAGAAAGCCTGCATGTTTTAGGTACTTCTGTTCAAGGACAAACCCTCCGAACAGACAGTAACATAGAAAATCCAATACACTTTCAAATCAGAGTGAATGAGCCCATCATAAAGAGGTCAAATTTGCCACCTTACCAACATGTACCCTTCCCAATCATAACTACTTCCAGGATTTTTGAGAATGAATACATTATGGTAACCAGAAGGTATGCAGATTTCAGATGGCTTTATAGACAGttacaaaataatcatTGGGGTAAGATAATACCTGTCCCACCTCCATTGGAGATATTATCTGATCTCCGGTCTGTACGAAGATGGATGGAATCAATGCTTCATATAATTATGAACGATAGTGGATTGcaaaatgataaagatttCCATATGTTTCTCACTTGTGATAATTTTGAACCGAATGCCAAATCTAGAGAATATGTATCCAAATCAGGGGCTtgtgatgataataatgatctATCCGAGATCCACATAAGTATGATAAAATTGTTtggagaagaagatggtaataaaatattgaagGAAGGCGGCATCGATGGCGCCTATCAAAATcacaatattattagttcCTTTATGAATTCTGTACCGAAGTATTCAGAACCGGATGAATGGTTCGATAAACGACTAGAGTCTATAAGTTCTTTACAGATACAGTTATctgaattgaataaagCTTTGAAATTGGCTTCCAACCAAAGAGATGATGTGGTGTCTgtaattaatgaattttcgATAATTATCAATTCGCTGTCCGATTTAGAGGGAACTAAACAAGGATCAACTCTTTTCCATAATTATGctaatatttttgaaaatcaaCGAGATTTCTTAAAGTCATACTCGGATGAGGAACGAATGTTGAAGATAGAGTATTTAGAATTCTATAAATACTCTTTGGAAAGTATGAAAGCAATACTAAACCAACGATCGAAATTGGGTTATTTTATGACTGTAGTGAAGGCTGATATGAGCAAGAGTAAGATCCTTCTAGAGAAACAGAACGTTTCTACTGAAAATACAGAAAATGCTAAAAGTGAGAAGTTAATACAACTTGAACAAGAATGTCATATACTAGAACGAAGATACCACATCTTAATTGAACAATGGGAGCAGATATCTTCCGTGatcaaagaagaagtttCAAAGTTTAATGTTGAGGTTGCAAACACATTTAGAGCCAATGTCGCTGATTTGTTAAAAAGTTTTATTAATTTgcaaaaggaaaatatcGACTCTTTTACAACGTTCCAAAGCTCGAATTAG
- the RBS1 gene encoding Rbs1p (similar to Saccharomyces cerevisiae RBS1 (YDL189W); ancestral locus Anc_7.304), with product MSLKNREFGAPESIAPTNSADTSISSEENETSSKQCGITVAMKNALFNKASDRDFIIQLENSMLSFIQSNDVSFQLAPLNSYYRLLAHQLADYHNLKHFLTKSNVTSLIIFKDEAFSFDYNKALLQNLKPTLTDLNLISNKAPESQKDTLTTGNPIETAHTTKYKLLKRTEKISENDNLPSNDNLLSSSLSTLTLQDSNTVGNSTPLNSSVLSLEEQRIERERRYEQRKHEIFDNLNNDDDGDDDDYEGTNYNGDSSFEDNEYNKANNNKESDAGTRDGPHADNDIRYPSEIEYASRAIKQVQGSTTYRKHSNSKKPTRYQHSKNENRKQKRKPPINYNTPYFVPNYGAPLNGYLMNPYMLPGAGVPSIPDNLTPAMQPSPSSQMIGNNSCGLNNKIHPPIGNKIPFPPTVPYGTFMYPHIPNSTSYLPYHHPYYTTSGQAPIQSYSTPYPYQIQPSPSYPYVHYNGQVNPQATYGNTTDEVANSRNTGIINSELNRKKNLITEENSAAKDKSKKSKVDIELAPV from the coding sequence ATGTCATTGAAGAATCGAGAATTCGGAGCTCCCGAATCAATAGCCCCAACAAACAGTGCTGATACATCAATCTCGAGcgaagaaaatgaaacatCATCTAAACAATGCGGAATTACCGTTGCCATGAAAAATGCACTTTTCAATAAAGCATCCGACCGTGActtcatcattcaattaGAAAACTCCATGCTGAGTTTCATTCAATCTAACGATGTATCCTTCCAATTGGCTCCTTTGAATTCGTACTATAGGCTGTTAGCTCACCAACTGGCAGATTATCACAATCTGAAACATTTTTTGACGAAATCCAACGTAACTTCTCTGATaatttttaaagatgaagCATTCTCATTTGATTACAATAAAGCTCTTCTacaaaatttgaaaccaaCTCTCACGGATCTAAATTTGATCAGCAACAAGGCACCAGAATCACAAAAGGATACACTCACTACAGGCAATCCAATTGAAACTGCACATACCACAAAATATAAGCTTCTTAAAAGAACGGAAAAAATAtctgaaaatgataatttacCTTCAAATGATAACCTactttcttcatctttgtCTACCTTGACTCTCCAAGACAGTAATACTGTGGGAAATAGTACACCCTTAAACAGTTCCGTACTCTCCTTGGAAGAACAACGGATCGAAAGAGAAAGGCGTTATGAACAGCGAAAACATGAAATATTCgataatttaaataatgacGACGATggagatgatgatgattatgaagGCACAAACTACAATGGCGATTCAAGCTTTGAGGACAACGAATATAATAAAGCaaataacaacaaagaATCAGATGCTGGTACTAGGGACGGCCCTCATGCAGACAATGATATAAGATATCCTTCAGAAATAGAATATGCAAGTCGTGCTATTAAGCAAGTTCAAGGCTCTACAACATATCGAAAACATAGCAATTCAAAAAAGCCGACGAGGTATCaacattcaaaaaatgaaaatagGAAGCAAAAGCGAAAACCACCAATCAATTACAATACACCATACTTTGTACCAAATTATGGTGCCCCATTGAATGGATACTTAATGAATCCTTACATGCTGCCAGGAGCAGGCGTACCATCAATACCGGATAACCTTACGCCAGCTATGCAACCTAGTCCCTCTTCGCAAATGATAGGCAATAATAGTTGTGGacttaataataagatacaCCCTCCTATAGGCAATAAAATACCTTTTCCACCAACAGTACCATACGGAACGTTTATGTATCCACATATACCTAACAGTACTTCATACCTACCGTATCACCACCCATATTATACTACTTCGGGACAGGCACCCATCCAGTCCTATTCCACGCCGTATCCCTATCAAATTCAACCTTCACCGTCTTATCCATACGTACATTATAACGGTCAAGTAAATCCGCAAGCCACATATGGAAATACAACAGACGAGGTAGCTAATTCTCGAAATACTGGTATAATAAATAGTGAACTAAATAGGAAGAAAAACTTGATTACCGAAGAAAATAGCGCAGCAAAAGATAAGTcgaaaaaatcaaaagtTGATATTGAACTGGCCCCTGTTTAA